The proteins below come from a single Benincasa hispida cultivar B227 chromosome 4, ASM972705v1, whole genome shotgun sequence genomic window:
- the LOC120076268 gene encoding uncharacterized mitochondrial protein AtMg00810-like, giving the protein MADQFEIKDLDSLRYFLGMEVARSKDVISISQWKYTLDLLKETGMTECKPIDTPIEVNTKPGDSVEGVPVNKERYQHLIGKLISLSHTRPNICFAVSMVSQFMQAPYEKHMKIVTRILRYLKSTPGKGLLFKKHEKRCIEAYTDSDWVGLVTDRKSTSGYCTFVWGNLVT; this is encoded by the coding sequence ATGGCAGATCAGTTTGAAATCAAAGACCTTGATAGTTTGAGATATTTTCTCGGTATGGAGGTAGCGAGATCGAAGGACGTAATATCCATTTCTCAATGGAAATACACTTTGGACTTGTTGAAAGAAACAGGGATGACTGAATGTAAACCCATTGATACTCCCATTGAAGTCAATACTAAGCCGGGAGATTCTGTTGAAGGGGTTCCAGTAAATAAAGAAAGGTACCAACATCTCATTGGGAAATTGATTTCCCTGTCACATACTAGACCAAACATATGCTTTGCTGTCAGTATGgtcagtcagtttatgcaggctCCATACGAGAAACATATGAAGATTGTTACTCGGATTCTGAGGTATTTGAAGTCTACTCCTGGAAAGGGCTTATTGTtcaagaaacatgaaaagagaTGCATTGAAGCTTATACTGACTCAGATTGGGTAGGATTAGTTACAGATAGAAAATCAACTTCAGGATACTGTACCTTTGTGTGGGGTAATCTTGTTACCTGA